Genomic DNA from Setaria italica strain Yugu1 chromosome V, Setaria_italica_v2.0, whole genome shotgun sequence:
TGGGAAACCCATCATGAGACCTGCCTATCCAAAGTTGCATTTTTCATGGACCAATTAAGCAATTTCGTTAGCAATTTAGCGTCCACAAcctttcaacaaaaaaaatctttcaaGCAAATAAAAATCAGAACTAATTCTCTCCTAGAAGAACTTGGGATGCTTGGAATCTCTTGCAATGGCATCTTAATCTTGGCGTTCGATTGGAAGCTTGTTACAAAGTTACACATAGCACCTGCCTAAAATGTTGCCATTACATCATATCATTCAGGCACCTGTTAATCTGGGCTGCTGGATGATGGAAGGCCACTCAAGAATGAAAAGATTCAGAAAGGGGGATGTCCATGAAACCAAATCTTTCAAACCGATCGCCGCGACCTACAGATGAAATTCAAGCGCCTGTTGGAAGAGGATGTGGCTTTTTCATCGGCAACAAACTGTGGCATAGATGGCCATGGCGTTGCTCTCTCAGACGATGGTGCAGGGGCCGGGGTACTCGTCCTCGATGGGGATGTAGCACGGCTTCATGTATGGTGGCGGGCATGGCGGGGGGCACGGCGGGGGGCAAGGCGGGGGGCACGGGGGGAGGCACGGCTTCGGGCACTGCGGACACGGCAAGGGGCAACagcacttcttcttcttcttctcttcttcctcctttttcttcttctcttcctcctccttcttcttcttctcctctgcctccttctccttcttctcgtCGGTCACGGACACCACCTCCGCCGGGTGCTTCGCCTTGCGCAGCGCCGCCACGATCTCCACCACGTCCACCTCGCCCACCACCGTCAGCGTGCTCTTCTCGTCGTCGTACGTCAGCGACTTGATTCCTGGCATCGTTATCAACATCACATAGTCTTGTAGCATCGATTGACCAAGAAAAATGCACACAAAGGGAGGCCAGCCATGGCTAGGGAGAAAGATAACCCACCTTTAATTTTTGAGGAGATTCCCAGGACGCAGGTTTTGCACTTCTTGCAGGTGATCGCCACTTTGAGCACTATCTGATGACGCATAACAACGATGACTAAACCGACGAAAAACACAATCTAGGAAGAATTATGAATGAAAAATTGAATGGGCAACAGGAAATTTAAATGCTAACCTTCATTGTCACCACGAGATTGATCCTTGAGATACTTCCTGGTTGCTAATTGGCAGCGTGTCTAAAGTTAAGCTCCGCTTCTAACAAGCCTCTTCTCCTCTAGGGAGCTTTATACAGGGTCCTTGACGATGGTCAATGGCCGTATACAAACACGCCCCCCACCCACAAATTATCACTTCCTCAAGGGAAAAATATAAAATCTCGCAGAAATGTGAGATGGGAGACCAAGCAAGTCAAAATACCAGTAGGTGCAGCTCACATAGAGACACGGTCGTTGGGATTATTTTGAAGCAAAAAGGTGTGGAGTATATCGAAATCTCCCTATCATTCCGATATAAAAATTTGGTGCGGCAAGTTGGTACTCTTAACAGCCAGTTCAAAGAATATATGCAACCTCTTGCTGGTTAATCAGAGCGCTGAATCGATAGAGGATGCATGTTCCTGCCTGCTCCGGTTTCCTGCATCGCAATGGCAGGAGTTGACGTATACTAATACACGCTAGATAGTCTTCTTCTCTAGCTATTTAGATATTCGCTAACGAACGAGGTGACAAGTTAGAGTAGGTGGCAACTTGGAAACGTCAGCAACTAATTAACATCATTAGAGAAGTAGTAGTGCAGTAGTACCGGTATATCTGTAGGTTTTTAGTATTGGCGTGATGTCACTGACGAAGACCTGctgggattcatatgttgtcaaAGTTGTTGCTCTCATCTCGTCCCTGAATACTGATTCCTGAGGTTCCTGGGAATCTGATGATAACATAGCACAGGAGAAGACATGCATGCGTTGAGAAAAGATTTGATCTCTGCCTTGTTAAGTTGTTATCTCAGTTAAATATGGACTCTAAGACTAGAATGTGTAGTGTTTATACGGCAGTTTGGCTCCGAGTTAACAATTTGGTTTGGCACGAAACACCATTTTGCCTTTAGCCTCGACTATCTAAAACCCGATTTCTTAAGTGTTCCATCTACATCTTGATTTCACACTCAAACGAGTCTTTTCGAAGGAGAAGTCTATCATGTGACAGGTCATGTGGTACTGGGAGCAGGCGACCCGGCGCGGGTGGAGGTCGAGATGGTGGCAGCCACTGGCTGAGGGGTTAGAGTTTTGAGGTTTCTAGGGGTTATCCAATGAACGGCGGGTATAGAGGGAGGTTGggggcggctcgccggccagcGGTGGCTGCGGGTGACGGGCGGggagcggaggtggcggggTGCTGCCGGAGTTGGGCAGTGGAAGACATCCGGTGGCCAGCGGTGGTGGCAAGGGCATTGAGGCTTGACGGATTAGtgtggccggtggtggtggtgggtggcaGAGGTGGGCGAAGCTGCCGGAGCTAGGTGGCAGGTGCTAGCCATGTGGGCGGCATCGCGCAACAAGGAGGAGGTGGCtttgggaggaggaagatgatgcaACGGTGGCGGGGTCGCGCAATCCCTTAAAACACGATCCATCGCGCGTTAATTCCCTTTTCTAACTTGAGAATTCTGATGTCTCTTAGAAGTAACGAGAGTTTCATACAAGATTCCTATGAAGGATATTTATCCATCAAGGACCCTTCAGTCTAGGGACGGAGCCAGGGAAAAATAGACTGGACATCAAGGACATGCAAAGTACTAATTAATTTGTTTGAAATGTTTTAGTACTAATTAGAGGAGGGGTATAGCTCCCCTAGCCTGGCTAGCTTTGCCCCTGCTTCACTCTCTGACTCACTGGCCAGGGAGGTATGTGAGTTGGGACTTTGGGAGATAGGTTAACTTGAGGTGGTGGCACTGCGGTGGACGCAGGGGTGATAGATTGGTAGGGCGGTGAGGATGCGATGGCACGAATTTTGAAGGACAACTGCTTGGGAAGGATTTGTTTAGAAAAGGAAAGGCAGAAACTCTACCGTAGTATTTAAGAAGATGATGTAAGTTCAAAGTTACGTATGTTTGATTACATAAATAACGTTAATAACTCGAGACTCGAAACAATTGCATAAACATAAATGAGATTACTAAGTACATCCGAACCACCGCAAACTTGCCGCCATAGCCCCATTTCCACCTTGATATGTTGCTCCACTTGCATTGGCGTTGCAAATAGCTGGATGGAGCCGGTGCATGTAGCCTGAAAACCCAGAAAACTATCCTGCAAAACTAGCTCGGCCGATGCAGCACTGTCGCTAGCACTTGTGATGTGATGTACGAGTTGTTAAGAAAACTTTGACAGGGTGACCTCCCGAAGGTTTTGTAATCAAGGTAGAAGGCAACCTTGACCGCAACCTTGACCACGGGTCAAGAAAAATCCCCAAACCCCGAGCTTGCGTAGGTGAGGAGATATTTTTAACTCCAACCTCGTAAATTTTTACGTTTGGATTCGAATCTGGAGCTGCTGtgtgctactcaggtgctctaaccattaACGACTAGAGCCACTAACGACTAGAGGCCTTTCAGTGATGTACGAGTTATTGCTATCACGTTCAGCTGCTGTTGCTCACTGATTAAGCCCAACCCTCCCCTGCTGCTTGGAATTAGATGGCCGGTTTTGGTATCACCCAACAGCGGCCGTCCACCGGCCCTTGGAAAAGGTCACGGCTGCGGCCGGCGCACGGGTAGGTGCCAACTGCCAAGGCGCCAAGCCGAAGCGGCACACAAACTCCGCGTGCCATGGAGCAGAATCGCAGAACGCTCTACCGAACTTTGCCAATAACACTATAACACATGCACAGCAGCACAGGACGCAGGCGATGCAAATGAGACACGATACTCTGATCTGTCGAGGATAATGGTTGCGTTAAGTGAGATACGCGGATTTAACCCGTGGGCACAGTTGGTGCGGCGTACTGTAACTTACAATTTACACGCGTAGTATTCGTATTTTCACACTCCACAGTCACACGACCAGCAAGCTAATCCACATCGATCGACTCCTTGATGAGTATGGGGGCTCTGTTTCATAACTTACACTAGCATCCCCTAATCCATTGGCAGCGCGATCGGAAGGTGACGCGATCTCCGCACCTCGGCCGGCCCTCCCAGCTCCCACCCGATCCATGACCAGCCCGTCGCGCACGGTCGGTCGGTCAGGCCACGAACCCGAGGAAGCTGCACGAAACAAGAAGCCCCAGCCGTGAGAGATCTCGCAAAAAAAGGGGAGGGGGCGCAAAGGAATAGCTGAAAAGAGATTGGCTTGGCGCAGGGCAGCACGAGACGATCGGCACGCATTGACGCACCTGATGGGCCTGGCGACGGCGTGGCGCGGGGCGAAGAGCGCGCGGAGGAAGAGGCTGGCGCCGTGGAGGAGCACCACCACGCTGCTGCACCCCATCAGCAGGAGCTCCAGCATGCCTCACACCGCTCTGCTTTGCCTTGCCTTCGCGTGTGGTCTTCCGCAAGGGGAGCTGATGAGAATTTAGAGGCGCGCTTGGCAGCCTAGTCAGACGGGTCACGCAAATCTGCACCGCATGGTGCTGCTGCTAGCTGGATCGGGATTGTGTCGGTTACAGTGGACCGATGGATACGTTGGCCATGTATCATCTACATGGTGGACTTACCACCTCTCCctcatctctcctctctctcctctctgctaGCAATCTCGCCATCACCGTTCGCCTGCTGCGGCCCTCACGCCGCCCACACGCTCCCCGCTGCCGCGGACGCTGCACGGGAGCTGCGTGCCGTCACGGCCGCCGCTCGGGCAGCTGCACGCCGTCGCGGCCGCCACACCCCCACCCTCCCGTACCACCCGGCGCTGCGTGCCATCGCGGCCGCCGCATCCCCGCCCTCCCGCGTCGCACGCCCTACCCCACTACCGCCATGGTCGAGCACGAGTACTCGTCAGCGGGGATGTCCGCAACCTTCAGGCTGATCGTCGGCACGTGGATCGTGCGCTTTCATCCGGTGCTTCCTGCAAAATTCACTAGATTCAGTTCGTTCAATTCCGCTCCGATTCATTGCataattgattgattgattcgGTAACAATCAAGCATCAACGTTCACGACTACAAATTCCAAGTTACATGCACTTGGAGCAGTGGCAGCGCCCGCCGTTGGCCCTGTACTTGCCGCCAGCGACGTTCTCCGAGTACGCGTTCTCGTGGCACCTACGCTTCTGCCCGGTGTCGGATGACGACAGCGGCGGCTTCCCGTAGCTagccgtcgcggccgccggcgggagcATCCCGCTGCGCGCCGTCGCGACCGCCGCACCCCCACCCTCCCATGCCACCCGGCGATGTGCACCATCGCAGCCGTCACGGTCGCCGCATCCCCGCCCTTCCGCGTCGCACGCCCTGCCCCACTGCTGCCATGGTCGAGCTAGCAAGGCCGTCGTCGCCCCGaccctcttttcttcttcctccggacAGAAGCCGAACCGAGAGCATGGTAGCTTCTTGGGCCAAATGCACCATCGTCCCTTCACGAAAATCAAATTGCTACCACCCACACCTCCCTCACCTCCCAAGCTCCATCCTCCACCACTCCTAACCCGCCGCCATGGCTCCTAGCACGGTGAATTTGAGTTCAGCGGAGTCATGGAGCACCGGCGGTGGAGCAAGAAGTCACAGGCGTCGGCAGCGGGAGGAGGGCAGCGGGCATCGTGCGGCacgcgccggcggggaggagggggccgcGGGCGCTAGCGGTGGGGAGGAGGGTCGCGTGGCCCGCGATGGTGGAGAAGGGAGCTGCGGTGGGGAGTCAACGGTGGGGGTGGTGGAGAAGGGAGCTGCAGAGGGGAGCCAGCGGTGGGAATGGTGGAGAAGGGAGAGGCGGTGGGAATGTTGGAGAAGGGAGCTGCGGTGGGGAGCCGGCAGTTGGCTACCTCCCACCACCGCTCCGTCGCGGCCGGGCAGCTCCGTGCCGCCGGgcacctcccgcgccgccgggccCTCGTGGCCTCGTTGTCGAGCGCGCAGAAAAGGACCGGGGGTCGCACCAACCACCCCTCCGAGCCTGCATCGCACGGAACGACCGATTTTTGACGTTCCATGTGGTGCAGGCTGAGAGGCCTCGTTTACATCAGTTGGGCTCGTGATCCTCTACAGGCTACCAATCAAAGAGCACTTGCACCATTTGGGCCTGGCTGAAGGATCATGCATCCTGCTGAACGCGCCCTAGATGGTGCGGGCCGTGCTGTGAATGTTTCTTCGAAGCAAACCAAATCGTCCGGGCCGGACGGGAGGTTTCTTGCTGCCTCTCGATCTGCTTGCTTGCTTGTCAAATAGCAGATGGGATTTAGTACCTAGAGCGAGAGAGATCGTGGGTGACAGGACGGCTACCTTTTCCTGTTTCTCTTCGCTATCATCGAGCCTTGATATTGATACTGTTGCTTTTAGGGAATatggaggtgtttggataataggtgttaaattttagccgtgtcacatcggatgttcggatgctaattaggaggattaaacatgagctaattataaaactattataaaactaattgtagaacctcTAGACTAAttcccgagatgaatctattaagcctaattaatccatcattggcaaatggttactgtagcgccacattatcaaatcatggactaattaggcttaatagattcgtcccgcgaattagactccatctgtgcaattagttttataattagcctatgtttaatacttctaattagtatcaaatatccgatgtgataggtgctaaactgtAGCACGTGGGAGCCAAACCGTTCTAATTGGGGTTTGATTTATTCCgttgtgtttggttgcactttgGACAGGCCGGCCGGTGCGTGTATACATACATAAACAAACGGTCGAAGATGAGAATGTTCTGGATAGGAATGTTAGGCCGGGGCTGACACGATATGTACCTCAGCCTGATACCCTGGTGACCTGGTCTGTCCAGTCATCAGCTCATGTGTACATTAGCCTGCCTGCATATACTCtagatgcaaaaaaaaaaaaaagttcgaTGCTCGCTCTGTCACTATTCTAGCCTTTTCCGCCTCCCAACACTGCTAACAGATAAACAAAAAGTTACTGAGATGGGCACCGATACATGCTTTGCTCGAAGATTAGAGAAGGCCAGAAGGGTCCCTTTCTAATTCTGCCAAACGGTATGCAGCACTACCTAGTTATTTCAAGAGGCGGGCACGTATCGACATAGaaggtgtttggcagcactccactccaaattttcgagctccacttcaccaactccatcacattgcagctccactccaccgactccaaaaaaaaaataccagagatgtccacatgtttggcaaaatgCACAGATCCAGCTCCGGAAACAGAAGGTCTTGCTgtgtaaagtccattatacccatgtaaatgggtcccacttgtcagtctcttttacttctcccaTTCTTCTCCTTTGCTGGTCGGGATCGATTTTTTTCATTCGAGGCCTTCGAGCAGGGGTGGTGCGGCGGGCAGGggcaggcggcgcggcgagcggcgggcaggggcggcgcggcgggcgggggcgggcggcgcggcaggcgggGACGGCGCGGTaggcacggccggccggcgcgacgGGAGATTCTTTTATTTCGCGAACCGGTAagttgtgtaacgagtggcaatggtgggtaaatacccaccagagttagtggagtggagcaatttttcgtggagtggagtgctcccaaacactcCCATAGCACCTTACTTACACTTTCGTACTCGTTTCGTATAAAAGGATTAACTCAAAGGTCCTGTGACTGGTGAACTAAGGCTTATAAAGTTGGCTCCTCCCTTGCTCAGCTAGCAAAGTGGTACTAAACTTGCGCACTTGTGGTCATGGGCCACTACTGGACACAACCAAATTGGATCGGGCGTCACATACACCCCCTCAAAGGACCCGACGTCCTCGTCGTTCCAAGGGTCCAACTCACCTACACATGGGCAAATATTTAGTAACGTTCCCTCTTGTCGCACGCCGTACGTCTAGTGCGAGCGCCCTATGCCATGCCGTGTGTCCCATCCGAGCTCACACGCGCCATGCACCATATGCCTGCACACTGACCCGTATGCACAACCGCGAGGGTCGGTTCtgataccatttgtaacaccccATCCTCCAAAGCCGTACCGCCTCGCCCTTCtgaggggcgggcacgcgtacacatagcaccctgcttacactttcatccCCGCTTTGTGTAAAGGGTTAATCCAAAGCTGCTATGACTGGTGgataaaggcttataagttgactCCACACTTGCTCAAGGTGCTACTAAACTTGTGCACCTGCGCTCGTGGGTCACTATTGGACCACAACCAAATTGGGTTGCGTGTCACAGTACTGGAGTGGAGCCAGGTAGCAAAACAGCAAAGAAAATATCACATGTGCAAGTAACCATAAAGGTTTTGCCAGTAACTTTTTAGGGATGAATATACTACTGATAAAGAGCATAAAATAATTTGTTGGCCTACAATTTCAGCAGCAAGTAATTTTAGTAAAATAAACAAGTTCACAATAAGAATAATTATTCAAGGAGCATTAGTTGTTATCTAAACGTGAATCATTTACAGGAGCTCACTAATCAAACAAACATCCTACCTTAACGATTCCAACATGAATGGACTACCACATAATTTATTGAAAATCAAACATGATTAAACTGCAGATGTGAAGAATGATTTATATCCGAAGATCTATCAGCATTTTGGTGCTACAAACTTTCCATATTGATTTTAAATACTGAACTATATTACGGtgaatttatcaggattttatAAGCAATAGAGCTATTTATTCCAAATTAAAGTGATTAAACCACATGCATTTTAATCAACAATagaaacacatatttcacaagaacaagtTTTTTTTCTAGGTATAACTGAGCATAAGGAAATTAACAAAATTTAGTTTGCATTTTTAGCATGGTTCTACGATTGTATATGGATTTCCAATGTTCCAGCCCTTTTCAAATAAAACTAAAGACTAAAAGGAAAAGTACTTTTGCATCTACATCCCCCACGAAACAAACTTTAACAGCAGAATAGCCCTTCCTTttcactgttgggatacgaggtaggctacgctagcgtaaaataaaatttttctaccgcgtaaactaggaaaactgtcatatatggatcacgggattaccactcgacgcactggtacggaagatgtagaatcgcgttggggcagtgaagtcgatcagcgtagtcgaacacgtagttgatcacgtcgacgtcgagcagctcgtccacgtatcgcgaggtcctcctcgtgccgtggctcgtcggaggctcgtcgtggctcgtcagcggctcatccaagtgctgcaggtgcaacacctccaatgtatccacacgtgcagggaggaagcgtcgcaagccggactgctaggtccgcgagttgcaacgaggcgagggcgtgggaggcgcggcggctatGCTTTAGCCAAAAGGtgttaaaccctagggcgcccccacccctctatttatagaggttcctgatgggcctctgggtccgaaatccattagtacttctaaacctaatccaatttggatcatatccgaattgggcttccagccccttaagtgtgtgaccctataggttcggatacgtatagacatggctcgagtactcctactcggtccaatagtcggtagcggtctctagcaagacgtgccaactcctatacgcatacgaagatcatatcagatggaCCGTCACGACATCACGTACCTGCtactccctttgcctcacgatatttggtctagctccaagccgaccgctctttctcgatcctgtgattcggaatccctttgtaggttaactcttaaccgtacatagcatggccatgcattttcggatccgatcactcgaggggcccaaagatatcactctcaatcagagaggggcaaatcccatcttgatttgaccatgcctcacagcatgcttcttgacaaatccgaaagctacctttttaactaccatgttacggtatagcgtttgatagcccctaagtaagacgatccacatcttgagtacatg
This window encodes:
- the LOC101776917 gene encoding late cornified envelope-like proline-rich protein 1, whose protein sequence is MKIVLKVAITCKKCKTCVLGISSKIKGIKSLTYDDEKSTLTVVGEVDVVEIVAALRKAKHPAEVVSVTDEKKEKEAEEKKKKEEEEKKKKEEEEKKKKKCCCPLPCPQCPKPCLPPCPPPCPPPCPPPCPPPYMKPCYIPIEDEYPGPCTIV